The following is a genomic window from Globicephala melas chromosome 6, mGloMel1.2, whole genome shotgun sequence.
ttaaaagtaaactagACCTTAAATAATATAAGAAGCTAACTAGATtcctcactcattcaacaaatacatattgaatatctactatgtgccagttgcTAGGGTGACAATGATGAAGATGACTGACAAGGTCTCTCTCTTCTAAAAAATGACAGGCATTAAATAATTGCATACAGATCATTTTATTACAGTTGTGAAGGAGTACTATGCATTTCTCACACTATGACCTCAATCTCTGAGTGACTGCAATAGCATGATGCTGGCTGGGGTAAGGAGCGGGAGTTATGTAATATGTAATGAGAACCTGAAATGAAACATTAAGTTAAAGGGAACATCTGGGAAGACCTTGAGGTCTTGAACTTTCTAGGAActaaaagaaagctagagtacaGAAAGCAAGGGGGAGAGTCAATTGAAATGAAGCTGGAGAGGTAAGCAGGAACAGACTGAAGAGCCTTTTAGGCTCTAAAAGCCTAAACGGGGAGCAGGGACTTTAAGGTTCACCAGATCACACAGAGCTTTGAAAGTCATATTAGGATTCTGATTTAGGAGTCAGAAAAGAATTAGTGGTTAATAAGTGAGGGGCCTTCACTGGGAATAAAGTGTGTCATAAGTAATTCGGTAAATTCGTTTCTGGAAGTGGTGTAGAGAATTGTTTTCAGACAAAAGATGAATAGTTttaggttgttttgttttaaaaagttgagtaggtaaatacattcatttattgTGCACCGTGTATGTACAATGCAATGTACTTCAAACATCACCCACTTCCCCCTGAAATCCAAGGTTTCTAAACTGACAAGGAAAGGGGGAAGGTGACTACAGAGTGAAGCATAGACATGATCAGCAAAGGTACTGTCTTAGAGTATAAATCTAGGCTTTTGAGAGCCTTTAGCAACTTTCCAGGAATACCCTCACTGCCCTCTTCAACTAATAAATTTCAATGTAGTTTCAAAAGAAGTCTTTAGGCCTACTCTTCAACCCTAGACTACAACTCCATGTGATCAGGTTTAATAGTATCATTATAAATGGGATGTGGATGAGTTTACAATCAGTATCCCAAAAAAGATAATGGATATAAACATCAAGTAAGTATAAAATCtaccttttatttaaaatgaggcAAATTCTGAAATACCATAAAGTTGAACCCCAAGAATAAGCTGGTCCATATAaacattgctttacaatggaatTTAAGTAACTGCTCTGTAAttgaaaaatacacacaaaaagagagtACTTATAAATAATTGAAAGTGTTCACATTCATTTGTcattctaaacaaacaaaaaaaattcacgtttttaaatatcattttggaAAATCAGTCAACTATGAACCAACCCCtcaatgtaaatataaatgtatcgGGGGAAACTAGGTGAAGGGTACCCCAAGCCTCTCTGTACTATCATTGCAActtcctgtaaatctaaaattatttaaaaataaaaagttaaaaaaacatatttgggATGTATAAACACAGACCAAACACACTGGCCTTTAAGATTACTTATTTTGATCAATGTAGAATCTGGTGGtggattaagtgaaaaaagttaaaacaatgaaatctAGAGTGAAATTTTAAAGCAGAAGTAATGTAAAGTTATGCAGAAATGATTTTAAGCATTAGGTTCAAATACTGGCTATACCACCAACTAGCTGAGTGACCTAGGGCACATCATTTAAGCTCTCAAGAGTACTGTGAAAGTCAAATGAGATATGTGGAAGTAAAGTTTATAAATTCTAAAGTCTTGTACAAATGCTATTATTAATTCAAATTTCCTAGCCTAAATTCCTTTTTGTAAAGATCTGTCCTCATCTTCTATCATGTAGTCTTTCAATAGAACAAGAATGCACTTTAAAAATGGTATTCAAACAAGGAAATACAGCAACTCAGTTTATTACATGCAGATTCTTCTGCATTGATGCTAACAGTTCACTGGTCCAAAATtactaaaatacttaaaaaactaTACATTAtgtaaacaaaacataaataagacaGCATAGTTCTTTGTACATATAGTTTAGTAGAGGTTGTTAAGGATTTAGGAATATGTACAATTTTACACAATGGACTGCATTTTCacaatgcataaatatatatatatattttttcttacagaaacaaaaataagattcCACTAAAGACACAGAATACCATATTGTAGAGTCACGCCGCAACAGTCCAAATTCAAGAAGAAACATGTCAATGCAAGTGTGCAAAAGCCTAGCTTACTCCAAACTAGTCAAATTTGACTTTGTTCAATTCATGTTATATAGACAGGTAAGTCCTgtctattttaaacaaataaccTTTGAAAACATACTCATATCAATGAGTGAAATGGAACAGATTTTTCCCTCcccaagaaaaacaaagcctTGTTGCAAGCTAATGAAAAGatacattaaaacacacacacacacaaactatgtATGTTTTcaacagtataataaagttaaaatttttatgggAGTCAAAACAATGCCCCATTATTTAAAAACTGGCTCGTTTAGTCTAAATTCAAGATGCAGCTGTGTCAGGCTTCTCTAAGCCAGATGACTGAAAAGcagggaagacagaggcaggatTTCGACTGGCAGATACAACAATTTGAGAGAGTGATGAAGAGAGTGAAGAAACCTTAGATGATGGAGTATTTATGGTATTCAAAATGGCTCCTTCTGGGCTGACCAACAATTTTTTGACTGATGTATCCAAATGAAATACTGAAGTGCTACTCGGCAGTGAAGGATTACTAGAGCAAATGGCAGAAACCAAAGATGTCTTAGCCAAAAGAGTAGCTGGAGGAGACTTAATTACTGAAGTCAATGACACTGTTGGTGCAGGAGGTGGTACAGAAACTTCAGCAGCTGGGTTTATGATCTGTGGTGCTGCATGTACTCTGGGTAGAGAACTTGCATTCCCAAGAGAGTTTACAATTTTTGTAGAGCTTCTTAGAGAATGTTTCACAGGTTGCCCACTTAAAGAATTATTTGATGCTAGCGTGATCTTCTGGGCCAGGTTATCTACCGGTGCAGGCTGAATGCCTTGGCCACTGTTAAGAACTAAGGGAGGTCCGTATTTTGGATTAGTGGATATAAGGAGAACATGGCTGCCAGCTCCAAGACCTTGTGGTGGAACAATAAAGCGGGTTCCGTTAATCATGATTTGTGTGCCAGGTGCCAAAGGCGTACTGGTATTGATGACTATTTTTTGCTGAATACAAGGCTCACTGAACTGGCCCCCTGCCACACTAGTTACATTTGATGGTGCTGCACCAGTGTGAACGGCAGTGCCAGCTGGAGCAGAACTGTAACTGGGGGTTGATTTTACGAAAGCAGGGGACAGTTGCTGGTTTGGCAGAGAAGCAAAATTggaaatgttaattattttaccTGGATTCGGTGAAAGGGATGGAAATTCAGTTTGAGGTTTATTTGTGTTTATACTTGTTGGCACTGTAGTTGAAACCCCTGGTGACTGAAACTGGACGCAAGTCCGAGATTGTCTTTTAGAAAGAGATACAGAACGTGTGGCTCCTGGTACTGTTGTGGCTTGTGGAACTGTGTTGATTATTTTAGGGGATACAGTCACAGATGTAGGCAAGGCAACTGTAACAGGGATTTGCAAAGCTGATGTCAGACATTTAGGAGACACTGTTGGTTGTGTATTTGAAATCAGAACAGATGATGCAAGATGTCCTGTTTTCACAGTTGATATAGCCACAGTGTTTCCGAGATTTGACGTGCAAAGTCTATTTGACAAAATAGGCATAATTCTTGAAGAGGTATCATTTCCACTGACTAAAACAGGAGGTCGTGTCCCAACTGAGGCAGAGGTTGAGGTCACTGAAAGAGAACCCAAAGATACATTTGCTCCTGTTACTGAAAACATGTTTACTGTTCTTGAAGCAGAAACCACTGATTCATTAACAGGAGTAATATTTTGACTCACAAAATTTGAGCTTACTGGAATTGAATTACCAATTGTTGACAGCGGCAAAACATAGCCCTTGgtacttttttcttctccttttggggttaCATTTTGCAATAGGTTAATTGATGGTATAGCTGGCACACTGCCTGAAGTATTTACAATTGCTTGGCCTATGTTTAGCCCAATTTTCACATCTTTTATCTGAGACACAGTTGGTGacgaatttatttttattggtgcTCCCACTGTAGATGGAATTAGTACTATCTGGGGCTGCTCTGGAGCCTTAACATATGTTTTACTCAAGGGAGGAGGAAGAGTTTGTTTTAATGGTTCTGCCACAATAGTTGGGGTTGAAGTGCCACTGGGAATTGCAGCATTAATAAAAACTAATTTCTGGGCAGAAACACCTGCAGATGTTGGTGCAGGTGCCACATTAATTGCAGTTCCACTGCCAGAAGAAAGAATAGATGGAGCTGACACCAGCATAAGTTTCTGAACTGGAGTCCCACTGACCATATCTTcatttgttgctgctgttgcttcTGATCTTGTAACAGGGTAACTTTTTGTGACATAATCTACTTGTTGCTGTTTAGCTGGTGTATGAATAACATTTGCACTGGTTTGTCCAAAATTTCCTGTTGATATGCTAATTACGCTTACTGAACTATTTGCTGTTGATGGTAGGAGAGTGctagaagaaacagaagactttAAGGGAGAGGAGGGCATGTGTGAAGTTTTATCTATCATGTGCCCCAAATTACTACTGCAGGAAGGTTGGCTTAATGTAAATTTAAGATTTTTCCCCGTGGATGGATTAAAGCCAGCTGGAATGGAAACAGAAGTAGGTGCTTGGCCAAAAGGTGGGAGACTAGATGTAGCAGTTGTTCCAGCTACTGGCGAAAAAGCAGAGGATGATGAAGTTGCTGATTTGGGCACTAGAAATGCCTGAAGCTGAGGAGCAAAAGTAAAAACTGAACTTGAAGATAAACTATTGGATGAATTTTGATCTGGATTGGTCTGTACTTTTACAACTCCAGTGTTCCCACCTCGTGTCCTAACAAGAATTGACTGTGAATCTCTTATGCATACAGTTTTCAGTTCTTGCTTTGCTTCAGAAGAATCAGCAGTTTGTTGTGCAAAACAGTTGAGGGAACTACCGGGATTTGTAGATCCATTTAGTGTTGTTGCTGATAACTGAGGCTGAACTGTTGAGGAAATGGTGGGTGAAGCAATGGGCTGGGGGAATGCGGCTGCTGAAACTGCATTCTTGACTTTTCCTGCCTCACTCTGGCTAGTCTTAACTGGTGGTGTTAATAAATTACTTATGGAGGTTACAGGTGTCAAAGGCTGTGGTCTAGCATTACTCACATTTGACAAAGGTGTAACTGTCTTGTTGAAAGCTGTATTAGGTAGTTGGGTAGAAACAGTTCCTGTTGGGTTGACAAGAACTGATGCTAAAGAAGAGTTTACATTTGCTGTCTGTGGGAAAGATGAACCACGTCGTTCTGTACCTTTTTGTTGAAGTGGTGGTATTTCTTTTGCAACTGCTTTCCCTTCCTTGTGCTGAATTACAAAATTCTTAGGCAGAATGAGAACCTGCTGCAtgattttttctcctgttttaggATCCAGCATAGGTTGCATCTGAATCTTTACAGAGCTGTTATGAAGATCTATGGGCAACCACTGGCCACAGGGCATTTTGTACACCATCTGTAAAGGACCTTTTGTACTGGTGTGGCAGGTCAATGCTGGCTTTATGGGGCTTGCTTCTGGAGGAGATATAACTGGCTTTTCCACAGCAGGAGCACTTCTACCTGTGGAAGGGGGCAGTTGATTTGTTAAGGTCACTTTGTTCCCAATATTCTTTGCAAGCAAGGCCTGAATAGGTTTGGTCCCTTTCTGGAGAGTAGACACTGGTGTTGAATCCAATGAGGCAAATGACTCTGGAAACAGTGGCTCTGTATG
Proteins encoded in this region:
- the BRD10 gene encoding uncharacterized bromodomain-containing protein 10 isoform X5, with the translated sequence METMWEIPAIGHFLCLAQQILNLPEIVFYELERCLLMPQCNAFLSKIMTSLLSPPHRRPTLHRRPTLPYRTWEAALRQKVQQWYTAVGQTENPNNCAEKLGLCPQFFKVLGEVNPLEEKLFHELPFYQKVWLLKGLCDFVYETQKEVQDAVLGQPIHECREVILGYDYLENAYVHFPQFCGADVRIYKQRPFQAPEFPVPPIKIQRVPRIKLEKLKCDYVSASNGEHRCSREGLPSAFRKEQEISFDPTCCPAKMNLDNHDISVEMEVKSNCEIRIRRPCEMKITDCCKENLEKPGSPGEVTGFGEPLSPGEIRFIENQEKYGEASRVKPEPSPLKENALKSCQIHVNGSHSDHPEINCHKVVRDILLEQSLQSHKKLKVTKMRAKKKKKKKKKLKDVLNENLQRKREGLHSLAFKSYKPEIQNKLLIIKKKAKHKKHKSGKKSISKKAITKKRKTVTKSPTVPEFQLICTNLDELRELITKIENELKDLENSRKKSGKWYHRRQAVKELHSTLIRLLNELLPWEPKLMKAFQRNRSRLKKDYDDFRRQPDHDKFTGELWTAEEGEGDPGKESPKVELSSKSIDTTEPLDILEKDHFDSDDMKLSEIDLPMARSKLLKKELPSKDVPKTLPKTLKRQSKQTNYLDDSTKELSPRKKTKLSTNETTVETVEGDMQIDCLNESKHTEPLFPESFASLDSTPVSTLQKGTKPIQALLAKNIGNKVTLTNQLPPSTGRSAPAVEKPVISPPEASPIKPALTCHTSTKGPLQMVYKMPCGQWLPIDLHNSSVKIQMQPMLDPKTGEKIMQQVLILPKNFVIQHKEGKAVAKEIPPLQQKGTERRGSSFPQTANVNSSLASVLVNPTGTVSTQLPNTAFNKTVTPLSNVSNARPQPLTPVTSISNLLTPPVKTSQSEAGKVKNAVSAAAFPQPIASPTISSTVQPQLSATTLNGSTNPGSSLNCFAQQTADSSEAKQELKTVCIRDSQSILVRTRGGNTGVVKVQTNPDQNSSNSLSSSSVFTFAPQLQAFLVPKSATSSSSAFSPVAGTTATSSLPPFGQAPTSVSIPAGFNPSTGKNLKFTLSQPSCSSNLGHMIDKTSHMPSSPLKSSVSSSTLLPSTANSSVSVISISTGNFGQTSANVIHTPAKQQQVDYVTKSYPVTRSEATAATNEDMVSGTPVQKLMLVSAPSILSSGSGTAINVAPAPTSAGVSAQKLVFINAAIPSGTSTPTIVAEPLKQTLPPPLSKTYVKAPEQPQIVLIPSTVGAPIKINSSPTVSQIKDVKIGLNIGQAIVNTSGSVPAIPSINLLQNVTPKGEEKSTKGYVLPLSTIGNSIPVSSNFVSQNITPVNESVVSASRTVNMFSVTGANVSLGSLSVTSTSASVGTRPPVLVSGNDTSSRIMPILSNRLCTSNLGNTVAISTVKTGHLASSVLISNTQPTVSPKCLTSALQIPVTVALPTSVTVSPKIINTVPQATTVPGATRSVSLSKRQSRTCVQFQSPGVSTTVPTSINTNKPQTEFPSLSPNPGKIINISNFASLPNQQLSPAFVKSTPSYSSAPAGTAVHTGAAPSNVTSVAGGQFSEPCIQQKIVINTSTPLAPGTQIMINGTRFIVPPQGLGAGSHVLLISTNPKYGPPLVLNSGQGIQPAPVDNLAQKITLASNNSLSGQPVKHSLRSSTKIVNSLGNASSLPRVHAAPQIINPAAEVSVPPPAPTVSLTSVIKSPPATLLAKTSLVSAICSSNPSLPSSTSVFHLDTSVKKLLVSPEGAILNTINTPSSKVSSLSSSLSQIVVSASRNPASVFPAFQSSGLEKPDTAAS